The stretch of DNA GTGTCTCTCCTCGCAGGCGGCGCCAATGGCCCCACGTTGAACACACACGCGCCCATCGCCGAGTCCCTCTCCTGCAGCTTCGTCCCCGAGACTGCAAGCGGGGCGAAGGCACCCCAGGAGAtcggcccccgccagcccctctctgccccgtTGAGGAAAACCTTCAGCGACCTCGGGGCCCGCTGCTGCCCTCCAGCCGCTGCCATGGACGGCACAGCCACCCCCTGCACTGGCGCCTGCAATGGGCCGCCCGGCACCCCCTTCTCCCCGCCATGGAGCGCCCTGGGCTATGccagccccctcagccccgccgccggccagGGCAAGGGGCCCACCTGCACTTCGCCAGGCGGCTCCATCCCGTCGCCCAGCCCgggctcgcccgccgccgcctccttctTCATCGCCACGGAGGAGCACATGGGCAGCAACGGGCCCGGCTCCTTCTCCAGCGTGGTGCCCgagtccccccccagctctgggggtGGCCAGAGGTGCGAGGGCCGAGAAGCCAAGGTGAACCTCTTGCCAGGAAGCCAAGAGGAGCCGGAGCCGGCGGTGGAGCCATCGCGGCTGGAGGTGGAGCGGGCAGGGTGCCGGTTCCGCGAGCGGTCGCTGTCGGTACCCACTGACTCGGGCTCCCTCTGCTCCGTGGACATCGCGTACGCCGAGACCCGGCGGGGCAGCGCCAACTACACCCTGGGCTACCCCAGCGCCAGCTCcgagggcagcaccagcaccgaCAACGTctccctggggctggagcaggagggccagcggcggcggcgctccAAGAGCATCTCCCTCAAGAAGGCGAAGAAGAAGCCCTCGCCGCCCACACGCAGCGTCTCTCTCATTAAGGAGGGGCAGGATGATGCTGCGGGGCCTGGCTTGGTGCTGCCCAAGGACCACCGGCCCAAGAGCCTGTGCATCCCAACGGAGCCGCAGGGCCACCGGCTGGTGCACTCCGACCCCCAGGGGCGCATGGGGAGGGAGCCCGACGGCACAGCTGCCCCCCACCAGTGGCATCTGGCGGACTGGAAGGCTGGTGATCCCTACCGGTCCCTCTCCAGCTCAAGCACGGCCACAGGGACCACGGCCATCGAGTGCGCCAAGGCACGGGGCAGCTCCGAGTCCCTCGCCTCCCCCTCCATCTCCAGGGCCACGACACCCTCCCAGCTCTCTGCCGAAGCGGACCTCAAGACCTCCTCCCCAGGCCGGCCCACGGGGCTGATGTCCCCATCCAGCGGGTACTCCAGCCAGTCAGAGACCCCGACCCCCACCGTCCCCACCTCCGCCATCCTCGGGCACTCCCCGCACCAGGTGCGGGTGAGGCCGCTGGTCCCCGAGAGGAAGTCCTCGCtgccccccacgtcccccatggagaggagccccaAGTCCAGGCTGTCCTTTGACCTGCCACTCACGCCGCCCGCCCACCTCGACCTCTCGGGGCTGAAAATCTCCCTGAAGGGGAAGACGAAGGTCAGCCGGCACCACTCCGACTCCACCTTCGGCACCAAGCTGGCCCAGAAGACCAGCCCCATCACGCCCATCATGCCGGTGGTCACGCAGTCCGACCTGCGCTCGGTCCGCCTCCGCTCCATCAGCCGCTCGGAGCCGGAGGACAACGCCGACGGCCCGGAGCATGCCGAGGAGCCGCCACGCGGTCCCTGCCTGGGGCCGGAGAGGAAGGTGAAGCCGCCGGTGGCAGAGAAGCCGCCGCTGGCCAAGCGGCCCCCCAGCATCCTGCCCAAGCCCCCGGCTCTGCGGGAGGAgggtcccctgtcccccacctccccaccggGCACCACCACCAAGGAGAAGGGGCTGCCACAGGACGGCTTCATAGTGCTGCGGAAAGGGGAGctgaggaggggtctgggggaGCCCCCCTCGTCCCTGGCGCCAGCGGGACCCCGGCGGCTCTCGCAGGGCAGCCTGGAGGACGAGCCACGGCCGGAGCGGAGCGGTGCCGGTGAGGGGGAACGGAGGAAAGCCAAGGtgccgccaccggtgcccaaaaaACCCAGCGTTCTCTACCTGCcgctcgccccggccccggcgcagcTGGGAGCCGGCCTGGGGGAGCAGGCGCCCACCCCGAGCCCCATCATCACGCTGGACGCCGACCCCGCCTGCTGCAACCCCGACGCTGAGGACCCGCCGTCCCCGGAGGGCCTGGGCACGGGACAAGCCGGCGACCCTGCCTCGGAGCAAGGTGAGGGGCTCCCCGCTCCTGTGGTGGGTGTCACCCCAGGGACAGGGGGTCTCCCCATGCCCGCACAGGGCGGTTcacagctgccttctcctccccacatGCAGGCAGCTTGGCGGAGGCCAGCACGGAGGAGAAGAGCTTCGCCAGTGACAAGACGGCCGACTCCATCGCGGAGGAGGACGACGATGTGTTCGTGACGTCCCGCACCACAGAGGATCTCTTCACTGTGATCCACAGGTAGGGCTGGTGGGTGGCACTGGACAGGCATCGTGCCACGGTCCCAGGGCAGTGTCCCCCCCACCACGACACCTTCAGTTTTCCACACCAGGGCCGATGCTCACACTTGGGGACAACCCAGCTCTTGCTGCCTCAAGCGCTTCGGAGTTTGGCACCCTGAGCCCGTGGCCAGGCTGGGTCACCAGCTTGCGGGGGGGTTGGTCCACTGCTCCATCGGCCTCGGGGCATGTTGGACCTAGCTGCCAGGAGAGGGTTTGCCAGCAGCTAGGTGCATCGCCTGCCATGCACGGGTTGTCGTCTTGCCCTGGCGGAGCAGGCGCAGCCACAGCCGGGCAGGCGGCGTGCCCATCGCTGTAGGACCTCGCTCCATCCAGAGGGGCGGCAGCTCCCGCCCGGGGCTGCTCCCACTGCGTGTCTCTCTGGTGCCTAGGTCCAAGAGGAAGGTCTTGGGGCGGAAGGAGCCTGGTGACACCTTTGGCAGCCGGCACAACTCCCACTCGCCTGTAAAGACTTCGGGCTCCCCGACCGGCGAGTCCCCGGCAGCAGCGGGCAGCAGCGGGAAGTCTTCCAGCAGAAACGAAGACTTTAAAGCCCTGCTCCAGAAGaagagcagcaaaaccagccccGGTACCCGGCCATCTGCCGCTGAACTGCTCAAGACCACGAACCCGCTGGCTCGGAGGGTCATCACAGAGTTTGCCCCCGAGCTAGACGGTGCAAACAGCCCCAAAAGCCAGCCCTAACCTTGCATGGTCCCTTCTGGCCATGAAGGGCTGGAGACGGCTGCAGAGGAGGGTTGCTGCGGAAGGGGTGTCCTGGCTGCCCGGGTGAGTCCTCGTGTCCCACCGggggttttcttctgcttttgtttcttcctcgGAGAGCCGTCAGCTGGGAGGCAGCGTTTGGAGCCCAAGCCCCCGTGTCTCTGGCGGAGCTGGGCCCTTTCCACGAGGGAAGAGGCAGCACCGGGGCTGGGACCGTCCCCAGCTGAGCCAGCTCCCGGGACCGAAGGCACCTGCTCGGGAAGCAGAGCGGGACTGCAGCCCCCGGCGTCGCTCAGCACCCGCAGCGGAGCTGGCTTGAAACTGTTTGGTCACTTCGGCATGTGGTACTTTAAATGGCTTTTCTAATGCACAGTGGTGATGatgttttattctctttcctttgacATTGTACCTTGAGTTTCCCAGGCAAAGATCCCAGGTTTGAGTTCGGCTGGATACACGGAGACGTACTTTGGGAAGACGTAAGGGGGCCGGCTGGAATTGAGGTTGCTTTTGAAGAGCCACAAGCGGTTCCCCCTCGTCGTTCCGAGCATCCTCCCCGCCACACGGGGAACAGGCACCCCGGCGTCCGCAGCCAGCGCGACGACCTCAAGCCAAAACCCAGCCCCTTGAAAGCCCCCAAAATGCTGCATTTCGGAGCTCCTCAGCTCTCGGTCCAAAAGCAAACCCCGGGGTCACCTCTGCCGCCTGCCCCGGGGAGCCTCACCGCACCGGCCGCACGGGGGTCTGCCagccgccccgctccccaccaGCCTCCCGGCGCCAGCGGGTCCTGCACCGGGCCGTCGACTCCGTCGACTCGGGGTGACTCAGAGTGATGTGGGGTGACGTGGGGTGCGAGTGTCCCTGCCGCTGCGGGACAggtgggctgcagcaggacagcGCTGC from Chroicocephalus ridibundus chromosome 9, bChrRid1.1, whole genome shotgun sequence encodes:
- the NHSL2 gene encoding NHS-like protein 2 isoform X5 — protein: MAKVEWLLAPWHRAATSNLDLESKKAAHTKLSWQQPVNVFLAAGRPPGMEQLHQEAQLNLQSLLQEEYEEQYAESRVTGQTFRAAGHLPPDTPPEPSPRPPPAKRLEFVLMPPSRRAGEEESTGPTALGARPPDTSLSLPTSPDKEPAWTRAFPLPTLEEKQWHQSCSVQTNIVPINVSGQHFARHASARHSLFNTETAMNPKSTLRRRRTIIGFPNLSLRDQGGANGPTLNTHAPIAESLSCSFVPETASGAKAPQEIGPRQPLSAPLRKTFSDLGARCCPPAAAMDGTATPCTGACNGPPGTPFSPPWSALGYASPLSPAAGQGKGPTCTSPGGSIPSPSPGSPAAASFFIATEEHMGSNGPGSFSSVVPESPPSSGGGQRCEGREAKVNLLPGSQEEPEPAVEPSRLEVERAGCRFRERSLSVPTDSGSLCSVDIAYAETRRGSANYTLGYPSASSEGSTSTDNVSLGLEQEGQRRRRSKSISLKKAKKKPSPPTRSVSLIKEGQDDAAGPGLVLPKDHRPKSLCIPTEPQGHRLVHSDPQGRMGREPDGTAAPHQWHLADWKAGDPYRSLSSSSTATGTTAIECAKARGSSESLASPSISRATTPSQLSAEADLKTSSPGRPTGLMSPSSGYSSQSETPTPTVPTSAILGHSPHQVRVRPLVPERKSSLPPTSPMERSPKSRLSFDLPLTPPAHLDLSGLKISLKGKTKVSRHHSDSTFGTKLAQKTSPITPIMPVVTQSDLRSVRLRSISRSEPEDNADGPEHAEEPPRGPCLGPERKVKPPVAEKPPLAKRPPSILPKPPALREEGPLSPTSPPGTTTKEKGLPQDGFIVLRKGELRRGLGEPPSSLAPAGPRRLSQGSLEDEPRPERSGAGEGERRKAKVPPPVPKKPSVLYLPLAPAPAQLGAGLGEQAPTPSPIITLDADPACCNPDAEDPPSPEGLGTGQAGDPASEQGSLAEASTEEKSFASDKTADSIAEEDDDVFVTSRTTEDLFTVIHRSKRKVLGRKEPGDTFGSRHNSHSPVKTSGSPTGESPAAAGSSGKSSSRNEDFKALLQKKSSKTSPGTRPSAAELLKTTNPLARRVITEFAPELDGANSPKSQP
- the NHSL2 gene encoding NHS-like protein 2 isoform X3, which translates into the protein MGNAQRKAPRSQRRGRMRSATATSNLDLESKKAAHTKLSWQQPVNVFLAAGRPPGMEQLHQEAQLNLQSLLQEEYEEQYAESRVTGQTFRAAGHLPPDTPPEPSPRPPPAKRLEFVLMPPSRRAGEEESTGPTALGARPPDTSLSLPTSPDKEPAWTRAFPLPTLEEKQWHQSCSVQTNIVPINVSGQHFARHASARHSLFNTETAMNPKSTLRRRRTIIGFPNLSLRDQGGANGPTLNTHAPIAESLSCSFVPETASGAKAPQEIGPRQPLSAPLRKTFSDLGARCCPPAAAMDGTATPCTGACNGPPGTPFSPPWSALGYASPLSPAAGQGKGPTCTSPGGSIPSPSPGSPAAASFFIATEEHMGSNGPGSFSSVVPESPPSSGGGQRCEGREAKVNLLPGSQEEPEPAVEPSRLEVERAGCRFRERSLSVPTDSGSLCSVDIAYAETRRGSANYTLGYPSASSEGSTSTDNVSLGLEQEGQRRRRSKSISLKKAKKKPSPPTRSVSLIKEGQDDAAGPGLVLPKDHRPKSLCIPTEPQGHRLVHSDPQGRMGREPDGTAAPHQWHLADWKAGDPYRSLSSSSTATGTTAIECAKARGSSESLASPSISRATTPSQLSAEADLKTSSPGRPTGLMSPSSGYSSQSETPTPTVPTSAILGHSPHQVRVRPLVPERKSSLPPTSPMERSPKSRLSFDLPLTPPAHLDLSGLKISLKGKTKVSRHHSDSTFGTKLAQKTSPITPIMPVVTQSDLRSVRLRSISRSEPEDNADGPEHAEEPPRGPCLGPERKVKPPVAEKPPLAKRPPSILPKPPALREEGPLSPTSPPGTTTKEKGLPQDGFIVLRKGELRRGLGEPPSSLAPAGPRRLSQGSLEDEPRPERSGAGEGERRKAKVPPPVPKKPSVLYLPLAPAPAQLGAGLGEQAPTPSPIITLDADPACCNPDAEDPPSPEGLGTGQAGDPASEQGSLAEASTEEKSFASDKTADSIAEEDDDVFVTSRTTEDLFTVIHRSKRKVLGRKEPGDTFGSRHNSHSPVKTSGSPTGESPAAAGSSGKSSSRNEDFKALLQKKSSKTSPGTRPSAAELLKTTNPLARRVITEFAPELDGANSPKSQP
- the NHSL2 gene encoding NHS-like protein 2 isoform X4; its protein translation is MALSNISLWIRDAWAVATSNLDLESKKAAHTKLSWQQPVNVFLAAGRPPGMEQLHQEAQLNLQSLLQEEYEEQYAESRVTGQTFRAAGHLPPDTPPEPSPRPPPAKRLEFVLMPPSRRAGEEESTGPTALGARPPDTSLSLPTSPDKEPAWTRAFPLPTLEEKQWHQSCSVQTNIVPINVSGQHFARHASARHSLFNTETAMNPKSTLRRRRTIIGFPNLSLRDQGGANGPTLNTHAPIAESLSCSFVPETASGAKAPQEIGPRQPLSAPLRKTFSDLGARCCPPAAAMDGTATPCTGACNGPPGTPFSPPWSALGYASPLSPAAGQGKGPTCTSPGGSIPSPSPGSPAAASFFIATEEHMGSNGPGSFSSVVPESPPSSGGGQRCEGREAKVNLLPGSQEEPEPAVEPSRLEVERAGCRFRERSLSVPTDSGSLCSVDIAYAETRRGSANYTLGYPSASSEGSTSTDNVSLGLEQEGQRRRRSKSISLKKAKKKPSPPTRSVSLIKEGQDDAAGPGLVLPKDHRPKSLCIPTEPQGHRLVHSDPQGRMGREPDGTAAPHQWHLADWKAGDPYRSLSSSSTATGTTAIECAKARGSSESLASPSISRATTPSQLSAEADLKTSSPGRPTGLMSPSSGYSSQSETPTPTVPTSAILGHSPHQVRVRPLVPERKSSLPPTSPMERSPKSRLSFDLPLTPPAHLDLSGLKISLKGKTKVSRHHSDSTFGTKLAQKTSPITPIMPVVTQSDLRSVRLRSISRSEPEDNADGPEHAEEPPRGPCLGPERKVKPPVAEKPPLAKRPPSILPKPPALREEGPLSPTSPPGTTTKEKGLPQDGFIVLRKGELRRGLGEPPSSLAPAGPRRLSQGSLEDEPRPERSGAGEGERRKAKVPPPVPKKPSVLYLPLAPAPAQLGAGLGEQAPTPSPIITLDADPACCNPDAEDPPSPEGLGTGQAGDPASEQGSLAEASTEEKSFASDKTADSIAEEDDDVFVTSRTTEDLFTVIHRSKRKVLGRKEPGDTFGSRHNSHSPVKTSGSPTGESPAAAGSSGKSSSRNEDFKALLQKKSSKTSPGTRPSAAELLKTTNPLARRVITEFAPELDGANSPKSQP
- the NHSL2 gene encoding NHS-like protein 2 isoform X2, producing MSVCLPRLESPGGQGPPQPAPAWLAVLPSPPAHSPPGQGRVLPPLTRCLGTLPLRPWAAPGFSAAVCPRGWRAQGGCVGGCPGGARGCRGCGATSNLDLESKKAAHTKLSWQQPVNVFLAAGRPPGMEQLHQEAQLNLQSLLQEEYEEQYAESRVTGQTFRAAGHLPPDTPPEPSPRPPPAKRLEFVLMPPSRRAGEEESTGPTALGARPPDTSLSLPTSPDKEPAWTRAFPLPTLEEKQWHQSCSVQTNIVPINVSGGANGPTLNTHAPIAESLSCSFVPETASGAKAPQEIGPRQPLSAPLRKTFSDLGARCCPPAAAMDGTATPCTGACNGPPGTPFSPPWSALGYASPLSPAAGQGKGPTCTSPGGSIPSPSPGSPAAASFFIATEEHMGSNGPGSFSSVVPESPPSSGGGQRCEGREAKVNLLPGSQEEPEPAVEPSRLEVERAGCRFRERSLSVPTDSGSLCSVDIAYAETRRGSANYTLGYPSASSEGSTSTDNVSLGLEQEGQRRRRSKSISLKKAKKKPSPPTRSVSLIKEGQDDAAGPGLVLPKDHRPKSLCIPTEPQGHRLVHSDPQGRMGREPDGTAAPHQWHLADWKAGDPYRSLSSSSTATGTTAIECAKARGSSESLASPSISRATTPSQLSAEADLKTSSPGRPTGLMSPSSGYSSQSETPTPTVPTSAILGHSPHQVRVRPLVPERKSSLPPTSPMERSPKSRLSFDLPLTPPAHLDLSGLKISLKGKTKVSRHHSDSTFGTKLAQKTSPITPIMPVVTQSDLRSVRLRSISRSEPEDNADGPEHAEEPPRGPCLGPERKVKPPVAEKPPLAKRPPSILPKPPALREEGPLSPTSPPGTTTKEKGLPQDGFIVLRKGELRRGLGEPPSSLAPAGPRRLSQGSLEDEPRPERSGAGEGERRKAKVPPPVPKKPSVLYLPLAPAPAQLGAGLGEQAPTPSPIITLDADPACCNPDAEDPPSPEGLGTGQAGDPASEQGSLAEASTEEKSFASDKTADSIAEEDDDVFVTSRTTEDLFTVIHRSKRKVLGRKEPGDTFGSRHNSHSPVKTSGSPTGESPAAAGSSGKSSSRNEDFKALLQKKSSKTSPGTRPSAAELLKTTNPLARRVITEFAPELDGANSPKSQP
- the NHSL2 gene encoding NHS-like protein 2 isoform X1, whose translation is MPFYKRSVVARRGRAAVPLGELRDVCSLAALTLLRQLADLCGHSLALLGDIEGHLLALGRRAGRLHRRAARLQALLRGRPLRGAPAAPATSNLDLESKKAAHTKLSWQQPVNVFLAAGRPPGMEQLHQEAQLNLQSLLQEEYEEQYAESRVTGQTFRAAGHLPPDTPPEPSPRPPPAKRLEFVLMPPSRRAGEEESTGPTALGARPPDTSLSLPTSPDKEPAWTRAFPLPTLEEKQWHQSCSVQTNIVPINVSGQHFARHASARHSLFNTETAMNPKSTLRRRRTIIGFPNLSLRDQGGANGPTLNTHAPIAESLSCSFVPETASGAKAPQEIGPRQPLSAPLRKTFSDLGARCCPPAAAMDGTATPCTGACNGPPGTPFSPPWSALGYASPLSPAAGQGKGPTCTSPGGSIPSPSPGSPAAASFFIATEEHMGSNGPGSFSSVVPESPPSSGGGQRCEGREAKVNLLPGSQEEPEPAVEPSRLEVERAGCRFRERSLSVPTDSGSLCSVDIAYAETRRGSANYTLGYPSASSEGSTSTDNVSLGLEQEGQRRRRSKSISLKKAKKKPSPPTRSVSLIKEGQDDAAGPGLVLPKDHRPKSLCIPTEPQGHRLVHSDPQGRMGREPDGTAAPHQWHLADWKAGDPYRSLSSSSTATGTTAIECAKARGSSESLASPSISRATTPSQLSAEADLKTSSPGRPTGLMSPSSGYSSQSETPTPTVPTSAILGHSPHQVRVRPLVPERKSSLPPTSPMERSPKSRLSFDLPLTPPAHLDLSGLKISLKGKTKVSRHHSDSTFGTKLAQKTSPITPIMPVVTQSDLRSVRLRSISRSEPEDNADGPEHAEEPPRGPCLGPERKVKPPVAEKPPLAKRPPSILPKPPALREEGPLSPTSPPGTTTKEKGLPQDGFIVLRKGELRRGLGEPPSSLAPAGPRRLSQGSLEDEPRPERSGAGEGERRKAKVPPPVPKKPSVLYLPLAPAPAQLGAGLGEQAPTPSPIITLDADPACCNPDAEDPPSPEGLGTGQAGDPASEQGSLAEASTEEKSFASDKTADSIAEEDDDVFVTSRTTEDLFTVIHRSKRKVLGRKEPGDTFGSRHNSHSPVKTSGSPTGESPAAAGSSGKSSSRNEDFKALLQKKSSKTSPGTRPSAAELLKTTNPLARRVITEFAPELDGANSPKSQP